Proteins co-encoded in one uncultured Draconibacterium sp. genomic window:
- a CDS encoding helix-turn-helix transcriptional regulator yields the protein MALKKLVYIILSFFIASSSSALEIKGTIDLSEQWQPKVFLALLNSPNDIFVASPDFIIAETFINPDGSFEINTQSVPDDERFYRLYLVQGNNASVEFSATQNKNYFHLLLNRQSEIVLSATTRSNSLEVTELNGSADTKAIFDFDKKFEEKSRELSGVLPKAQSTFLSQELETFIHSVVTDASNPYVGLYALYHIEDKETDFLRNSDFYFNFQKRLEDELPVTPYTEAYSALLDELVGFREFVCEMPGVQPKWKDWLMIVEAVIILVLLVILIGLFQQLKKMRSLESDPANNLKPLYEGLTLKQQEILSLLAVGKTNKEIAQELFVELSTVKTHINNIYRQLGVSTRKEAVDFYNAVTDPN from the coding sequence ATGGCATTGAAAAAACTGGTCTATATCATTCTTTCTTTTTTTATTGCAAGTTCCTCCAGTGCGCTGGAAATAAAAGGAACGATTGATTTATCGGAACAGTGGCAGCCAAAGGTTTTTCTGGCTTTGCTAAATTCACCCAACGATATCTTTGTGGCCTCGCCCGATTTTATTATTGCCGAAACATTTATAAATCCTGATGGTAGCTTCGAGATCAACACTCAGTCTGTACCCGATGACGAACGTTTTTATCGCTTGTATCTGGTGCAGGGTAATAATGCCTCGGTAGAGTTTAGTGCTACCCAAAACAAAAACTATTTTCATTTGCTGCTAAACCGGCAGTCAGAAATTGTGTTGAGTGCAACAACTCGTAGTAATTCTCTGGAGGTGACTGAATTAAATGGGAGCGCCGATACAAAAGCAATATTTGATTTTGATAAAAAATTCGAGGAGAAAAGCCGCGAACTGAGTGGCGTGTTACCAAAAGCTCAAAGTACTTTTCTGTCGCAGGAGCTGGAAACCTTTATTCATTCGGTAGTTACTGATGCTTCTAATCCGTACGTTGGCCTTTACGCTTTGTACCACATCGAAGATAAGGAGACTGATTTTTTGCGAAACAGCGACTTTTACTTCAATTTTCAAAAACGCCTTGAGGATGAACTTCCTGTAACACCATATACCGAAGCCTATTCTGCATTGTTAGATGAATTAGTAGGTTTTCGTGAATTCGTTTGCGAAATGCCCGGAGTGCAACCAAAATGGAAAGACTGGTTAATGATTGTTGAAGCGGTAATTATTCTGGTTTTACTTGTCATTTTGATTGGTTTGTTTCAGCAATTAAAGAAAATGCGAAGTCTTGAAAGTGATCCGGCAAACAATTTGAAACCGCTTTATGAAGGCTTGACCTTAAAACAGCAGGAGATTCTGAGCCTTTTAGCCGTCGGAAAGACAAACAAAGAAATTGCACAGGAACTTTTTGTGGAATTAAGCACCGTAAAAACGCATATTAATAATATATACAGGCAATTGGGCGTGTCAACGCGTAAAGAGGCTGTCGACTTTTATAACGCTGTAACAGATCCGAATTAG
- a CDS encoding alpha/beta hydrolase, whose translation MKRIKRFLLIGILLAIIGYLLGPKPPKPELNKDLPSLSASISNIETFVQRKEAAFAIKPDNESRIIWANDSLKERTDYCVLYLHGFSASWFEGHPAHERFAQYFGYNLYIPRLHDHGLVTEDPLIDMTPDKLYASAKEALMVARSLGRKVIIMSTSTGGTLGLKLAADFPEYVDGLIMYSPNIKVRNSSMVLLSKPWGLQIGRKVMGGKYRISDDDPESEDCKYWNCKYRVEALVYLQQLLDATMTKETFSRVTVPVFLGYYYQDDEHQDQTVSVDAMLDMFDELGTLPNQKVKKAFPEAGDHVIACDLTSGSVEDVIAETIRFGEGILGLSPTR comes from the coding sequence ATGAAACGAATAAAACGCTTTTTACTGATAGGAATTCTTTTGGCGATAATTGGTTATCTTCTTGGGCCAAAACCGCCAAAACCTGAGTTAAATAAAGACCTGCCATCGCTATCGGCAAGTATTTCAAACATCGAGACTTTTGTGCAACGAAAAGAAGCCGCTTTTGCGATAAAACCCGATAACGAAAGCCGCATTATTTGGGCAAACGATTCGTTAAAAGAGCGCACCGATTATTGTGTGTTGTACCTCCACGGATTCTCCGCATCGTGGTTTGAGGGACATCCAGCACACGAGCGTTTTGCGCAATATTTTGGTTACAATTTATACATTCCACGTTTGCACGATCATGGATTGGTTACCGAAGATCCGTTGATTGACATGACTCCTGATAAACTATATGCATCGGCAAAAGAAGCATTAATGGTTGCCCGTAGCCTGGGACGAAAAGTAATTATAATGAGTACTTCAACAGGAGGAACGCTGGGATTAAAATTAGCCGCAGATTTCCCTGAGTATGTGGATGGCTTAATTATGTACTCGCCAAATATAAAAGTTAGAAACAGCTCAATGGTGCTATTATCGAAACCCTGGGGATTGCAGATCGGACGAAAAGTAATGGGAGGAAAATACCGTATTTCTGACGATGATCCGGAGTCGGAAGATTGCAAATACTGGAACTGTAAATATAGGGTAGAGGCGCTGGTTTATTTGCAACAATTGCTGGATGCCACCATGACAAAAGAAACATTTAGCCGTGTAACAGTACCGGTATTTCTGGGCTACTACTACCAGGATGATGAACATCAGGATCAAACTGTAAGTGTTGATGCCATGCTTGATATGTTTGATGAATTGGGAACCTTACCCAATCAGAAAGTGAAAAAAGCCTTTCCAGAAGCCGGAGATCACGTTATAGCATGCGACCTTACTTCCGGTAGCGTGGAAGATGTAATTGCTGAAACCATTCGTTTTGGAGAAGGGATTTTAGGATTAAGCCCAACCCGTTAG
- a CDS encoding single-stranded DNA-binding protein gives MSVNKVILIGNVGKDPEVRHLDSGVAVANFPLATSESYNSKSGERVTTTEWHNIVLWRGLAEVAEKYVTKGRQLYIEGRIRTRSYDDKDGNKRYVTEIYGDQMTMLGNRADNQGSSDQGGAMQNSGTASTPQVSQPDIEEPEGDEDLPF, from the coding sequence ATGTCAGTAAATAAAGTAATCCTTATTGGAAACGTAGGAAAAGATCCTGAAGTACGTCACCTTGATTCGGGTGTTGCAGTAGCTAATTTCCCTTTGGCAACGTCAGAGAGCTATAACTCGAAAAGTGGAGAGCGTGTTACCACAACCGAATGGCACAATATTGTATTGTGGAGAGGATTAGCCGAAGTGGCTGAAAAATATGTTACCAAAGGCCGCCAATTGTATATAGAGGGACGAATAAGAACCCGCTCGTACGACGACAAAGACGGTAACAAACGCTATGTTACTGAGATTTATGGCGACCAGATGACAATGCTTGGCAACCGCGCTGACAATCAAGGTTCATCAGATCAAGGTGGTGCAATGCAAAATTCGGGTACTGCTTCTACTCCACAGGTTTCGCAACCCGACATTGAAGAACCGGAGGGAGACGAGGATCTTCCATTCTAA
- a CDS encoding HU family DNA-binding protein encodes MTKADIVNEISKETGIEKVTVQKTVEAFMETVKDSLVDGKNVYLRGFGSFVVKKRAEKTARNISKNTTIIIPAHNIPSFKPAKTFVSEVKNQVK; translated from the coding sequence ATGACTAAGGCAGATATTGTAAATGAAATTTCGAAAGAAACAGGAATTGAAAAGGTAACTGTTCAGAAAACTGTGGAAGCTTTTATGGAAACAGTAAAAGATTCACTGGTTGATGGCAAAAATGTTTATTTAAGAGGTTTTGGTAGTTTTGTTGTTAAGAAAAGAGCAGAGAAAACTGCCCGTAATATTTCTAAAAATACAACCATTATCATTCCTGCACACAATATTCCTTCGTTTAAACCAGCGAAAACATTTGTATCAGAAGTTAAAAATCAAGTAAAATAA
- the gldE gene encoding gliding motility-associated protein GldE: protein METEPLLSMAAIGSWQIQLHPISPGIIVSIIIVLFLLFTSALISGSEVAYFSLSASDKYKLRHKGKNNKRVLSNLESPEKLLATILVTNNFVNIGIVILTASISNNLVSFVNAPTLQFIFQVVLITFFLLLFGEIFPKVYATHFALRFARFMALPLETLEKLFRPVNAILIHSTGFVNRRLQKHVKNISMDEISQALELTSDQELSDEKDILEGIVKFGNKSVEEIMTPRVDVVSIDIKANFEQVLEVINDSGYSRIPVYIDSFDEISGLLYIKDILQHSHKNKTFKWQTLIRPPFYVPDTKKISSLLEEFQKTKVHIAIVVDEYGGTSGIVSLEDILEEIVGDITDEFDDEESFFTQLSENVYLFDAKVLLGDFYRVVNCDDTIFDEVKGDADTLAGLILEIKGEIPSSKEEVKCKTFTFTIEEVDNRRIKQIKVVVNK, encoded by the coding sequence TTGGAAACAGAACCGCTTTTAAGTATGGCCGCTATCGGCTCCTGGCAAATTCAACTGCACCCTATCAGTCCCGGAATAATAGTTTCAATTATAATTGTACTGTTTTTACTTTTTACTTCGGCACTGATAAGTGGATCTGAGGTGGCTTACTTTTCGCTGTCGGCCAGCGACAAATACAAACTGAGACACAAAGGAAAAAACAATAAGCGCGTATTAAGCAACCTCGAAAGCCCGGAAAAGCTTCTGGCTACCATACTGGTAACAAACAACTTTGTAAACATTGGCATTGTAATACTAACGGCCTCTATTTCAAACAATTTAGTATCGTTTGTTAATGCACCAACTTTGCAGTTTATTTTCCAGGTTGTACTTATTACTTTTTTCCTGTTGCTTTTTGGCGAAATTTTTCCAAAAGTTTATGCAACACACTTTGCTTTACGCTTTGCACGCTTTATGGCATTGCCGCTGGAAACGCTGGAAAAGTTATTCCGCCCGGTTAATGCGATATTGATTCACTCAACCGGATTTGTAAACCGCCGTCTGCAAAAGCATGTAAAAAATATCTCGATGGACGAGATTTCACAGGCGCTTGAATTGACATCTGATCAGGAACTTTCGGACGAAAAAGATATACTCGAAGGAATTGTAAAATTCGGAAACAAAAGTGTGGAAGAAATTATGACTCCCCGCGTTGACGTAGTTTCCATAGATATAAAAGCAAACTTTGAACAGGTTCTGGAAGTCATAAACGATTCAGGTTACTCGCGAATTCCGGTTTACATCGATTCTTTTGACGAAATTAGTGGTCTGTTATACATTAAAGATATTCTTCAGCACAGCCATAAAAACAAAACGTTTAAATGGCAGACTTTAATTCGGCCACCATTTTACGTGCCCGACACCAAAAAGATCAGTTCGCTGTTGGAAGAATTTCAGAAGACCAAAGTACACATTGCCATTGTGGTTGATGAGTACGGGGGAACTTCAGGTATCGTTTCGCTGGAAGATATACTGGAAGAAATTGTTGGCGATATTACCGATGAGTTTGATGATGAAGAAAGTTTTTTTACCCAGCTTTCGGAAAATGTTTATTTATTCGATGCCAAGGTTTTATTGGGAGATTTTTACCGGGTAGTAAATTGCGACGATACTATTTTTGATGAAGTAAAAGGTGACGCGGATACGCTTGCCGGCCTTATTCTTGAAATAAAAGGTGAAATACCTTCGTCAAAAGAAGAAGTAAAATGCAAAACGTTCACATTTACCATTGAAGAGGTTGATAACCGCCGGATTAAACAAATAAAAGTAGTAGTCAATAAGTAA
- a CDS encoding 4'-phosphopantetheinyl transferase superfamily protein, whose protein sequence is MIEKIENQDNTIGVWELKESAEDLLKICELNSTDSAHFATFKAEKRRKEFLASRLLLQQLLPECPEIVYLDKFGKPSLKDSGLNISITHSADLAAIILSEKNIGIDIEQLHRNIDKVVTRFASPSEIKFIEQSSDPQLVKILLWSAKEAIFKCCGVQGVQFNRQIAITPFDYNKYSCFSGALRHPEKKVDYDLFFRIIKNNILVYCVQH, encoded by the coding sequence TTGATTGAAAAAATAGAAAATCAAGACAACACAATCGGTGTATGGGAGTTAAAAGAATCAGCAGAAGATTTATTAAAAATATGCGAGTTAAATTCCACCGATTCAGCTCATTTTGCAACTTTTAAAGCCGAAAAGCGCAGGAAAGAATTTTTGGCCAGTCGCTTGTTGCTTCAACAACTGTTACCCGAATGTCCAGAAATTGTTTATCTGGATAAATTTGGCAAACCATCACTAAAGGATTCCGGTTTAAACATCAGCATAACGCACTCTGCTGATTTAGCAGCAATTATTTTATCCGAAAAAAATATTGGAATCGACATTGAGCAATTGCATCGGAATATTGATAAAGTAGTTACCCGTTTTGCCAGTCCTTCCGAAATTAAATTTATTGAACAAAGTAGCGATCCGCAATTGGTAAAAATATTACTTTGGTCGGCTAAAGAAGCTATTTTTAAATGTTGTGGAGTTCAGGGCGTTCAGTTTAACCGGCAAATTGCAATTACACCGTTCGATTATAATAAGTATTCCTGCTTCTCCGGTGCTTTACGGCATCCGGAAAAGAAAGTAGATTACGATTTATTTTTTCGCATTATCAAGAACAATATTCTGGTTTATTGCGTTCAACACTAA
- a CDS encoding Rne/Rng family ribonuclease: MSSDLIIDVTPSEIVIALQEKKKLAELSRERSGAKFAVGDIYLGKVKKIMPSLNAAFIDVGYSKDAFLHYLDMGPQFATLNKFLRIASSRKNKISSISRIHSEPDINKEGKVNELLKVGQKILVQVAKEPINTKGPRLTSEISIAGRNLVLMPFSDKISVSQKIRSTEEKNRLKKLIQSIKPRKYGVIIRTVAEGKKVAELDKELRRLVEKWETTFQKLRRAQAPSLIIGEIDRTTALLRDIYHPDFNSIIVNDQSVASEIADYIGSIQADKKKIVKHYKGRQPIFEHYGIDKQIKASFGKTVSFKDGAYLIVEHTEAFHVIDVNSGNRARAGNDQEKNALEVNLAACDEIARQLRLRDMGGIIVIDFIDMHVAANRQKVNDHMKEIMADDRTKHNILPLSKFCLMQITRQRVRPEEKVETAESCPTCKGSGKVVPTVLFADDIEGKVNYALKELNKKKLNLKVHPYTAAYLTKGWKSPQNKWFFKYLKWVSVEAVNSYSYLEYHFFDENEEEIIL, encoded by the coding sequence GTGAGTAGCGATTTAATAATTGATGTAACTCCATCCGAAATTGTTATTGCCTTACAGGAAAAGAAGAAGCTTGCAGAATTATCAAGAGAGAGAAGCGGGGCAAAATTCGCTGTCGGAGATATATACCTCGGCAAAGTGAAAAAAATTATGCCCAGTTTGAATGCTGCTTTTATCGATGTAGGCTACAGTAAAGATGCTTTTTTACATTACCTCGACATGGGGCCACAATTCGCCACGCTAAATAAATTCCTGCGAATTGCCTCATCACGAAAAAACAAAATTTCTTCTATCTCACGGATTCACTCCGAACCCGACATTAATAAAGAAGGTAAAGTAAACGAGCTGCTAAAAGTTGGTCAGAAAATTTTGGTTCAGGTAGCAAAAGAACCAATTAATACAAAAGGCCCGCGGTTAACATCCGAAATCTCCATTGCGGGGAGGAATTTAGTTTTAATGCCATTTAGCGACAAAATATCAGTGTCGCAAAAAATCAGGTCAACCGAGGAGAAAAACAGGTTGAAAAAACTGATTCAGAGTATTAAACCACGTAAATACGGAGTAATAATCCGCACTGTAGCAGAAGGAAAAAAAGTAGCAGAACTCGACAAAGAGCTTCGACGTTTGGTAGAAAAGTGGGAAACCACCTTTCAAAAGCTTCGCAGGGCACAGGCACCATCGCTGATAATTGGCGAGATTGACCGAACAACAGCTCTGCTGCGCGATATTTATCATCCCGACTTCAACAGCATTATTGTAAACGACCAATCGGTAGCGTCAGAAATTGCCGATTACATAGGTAGCATTCAGGCCGACAAGAAAAAGATAGTAAAACACTACAAAGGACGTCAGCCAATTTTCGAACATTACGGCATTGATAAACAAATTAAAGCCTCGTTCGGAAAAACCGTATCATTTAAAGATGGTGCCTATTTAATCGTAGAACATACCGAAGCGTTTCATGTAATTGATGTAAACAGCGGGAATCGCGCAAGGGCCGGAAACGACCAGGAGAAAAATGCTCTGGAAGTAAACCTGGCTGCCTGCGACGAGATAGCAAGACAATTACGGTTGCGAGACATGGGAGGAATCATTGTAATTGATTTCATCGACATGCATGTCGCGGCTAATCGCCAGAAAGTGAATGATCACATGAAGGAGATTATGGCCGACGACCGGACCAAGCACAACATTCTTCCACTAAGTAAGTTTTGCCTGATGCAAATTACAAGGCAAAGAGTTCGTCCGGAAGAAAAGGTTGAGACAGCAGAGAGCTGTCCAACTTGTAAAGGAAGTGGGAAAGTTGTGCCTACTGTATTATTTGCCGACGATATCGAAGGTAAAGTAAACTATGCGCTAAAGGAATTGAACAAGAAGAAACTAAATCTGAAAGTTCATCCTTATACAGCTGCTTATCTTACAAAAGGTTGGAAAAGCCCGCAAAATAAGTGGTTTTTCAAGTACCTGAAATGGGTAAGTGTTGAAGCTGTAAATTCATATTCCTATCTGGAATATCATTTTTTTGATGAGAATGAAGAAGAAATTATTTTATAA
- the pgl gene encoding 6-phosphogluconolactonase: METFTEVKIYSKPKDVYKAIAKAIIKMVQNSNQEVFDIALSGGNSPKGLFKKISKKYADRIPWERIHLWWGDERCVPPTDEQSNYKMTVDYLLSNISIPEENIHRIKGEEDPAQEALRYSKNMEKSLNLRGKDPVFDLIILGLGDDGHTASIFPDQLELFEDEQSCAVAVHPLTGQKRITITGNVLNNASQIFFLVTGSNKALRVAEIMNDNDAAQLLPAYYISPNNGTLTWFLDDEAAAQIQ, encoded by the coding sequence ATGGAAACCTTTACAGAAGTAAAAATTTATTCGAAGCCGAAAGATGTTTACAAAGCTATTGCGAAAGCAATCATAAAAATGGTGCAAAATTCGAATCAGGAAGTGTTCGATATTGCACTGTCGGGCGGAAATTCTCCAAAAGGACTTTTTAAAAAGATCAGTAAAAAATACGCCGACCGAATTCCCTGGGAACGCATCCATTTGTGGTGGGGCGACGAACGCTGTGTTCCTCCAACCGACGAGCAAAGCAACTACAAAATGACAGTTGACTACCTGCTTTCAAATATTTCTATCCCTGAAGAAAATATCCACCGTATAAAAGGCGAGGAAGATCCGGCGCAGGAAGCACTGCGCTATTCGAAAAACATGGAAAAAAGTTTAAATTTGCGGGGGAAAGATCCTGTTTTCGATTTGATCATTCTGGGCCTTGGCGACGATGGCCATACTGCCTCTATTTTCCCTGACCAGTTGGAATTGTTTGAAGACGAACAAAGCTGTGCAGTTGCCGTTCATCCGCTTACAGGACAGAAACGTATTACCATTACCGGAAATGTGCTGAATAACGCCAGCCAGATATTTTTTCTGGTTACAGGATCGAATAAAGCCTTGCGGGTTGCAGAAATTATGAACGATAATGATGCCGCACAATTGTTACCGGCTTACTACATTTCGCCAAACAACGGTACATTAACCTGGTTTTTAGATGACGAGGCAGCTGCTCAAATTCAGTAA
- the mutY gene encoding A/G-specific adenine glycosylase, with translation MDNFLTNIYKWYNINKRDLPWRKDRNPYKIWLSEIILQQTRVEQGKNYFYRFVENYPTVNDLASAHEDEVLKHWQGLGYYSRARNLHASAKIIASQYNGTFPNDYKSILALKGVGPYTAAAIASIAFNLPYPAVDGNIYRVLSRYYGIETPIDSSAGKKEFNELAKELIRGQDPGMHNQALMEFGALQCTPKSPKCENCPLVDSCFAFKKGLVSQLPVKEKKTKQRHRYFYYYLYDMGDSILLDKRSGNDIWQNLYQLPLIECEKALSDSELLKADHPVKKAQVNIKYISGQKKHILSHQIIHAKLIYLEVQSNFNNPSPLIRVNKKDISKFAVSRLVEQFLHEAGLGLQ, from the coding sequence ATGGACAATTTTCTGACGAACATTTACAAATGGTATAACATAAATAAGCGCGATTTACCATGGCGCAAAGACCGTAATCCGTATAAAATATGGCTCTCGGAAATCATACTTCAGCAAACGAGGGTTGAGCAAGGCAAAAACTACTTTTACCGCTTTGTGGAGAACTATCCTACGGTAAATGATCTGGCCTCAGCCCACGAAGACGAGGTGCTAAAACACTGGCAGGGATTAGGTTACTATTCGCGAGCCCGCAACCTGCATGCTTCGGCAAAAATTATTGCATCGCAATACAACGGAACTTTTCCCAACGACTATAAAAGCATTTTGGCACTAAAAGGAGTTGGTCCTTATACTGCTGCCGCCATTGCATCCATTGCATTCAACCTGCCCTACCCTGCGGTTGATGGTAATATATATAGGGTACTTTCGAGATATTATGGAATTGAGACTCCGATTGACTCGTCGGCCGGCAAAAAAGAGTTCAATGAACTGGCTAAAGAGTTAATTCGTGGGCAAGATCCGGGTATGCACAACCAGGCATTAATGGAATTTGGTGCTTTGCAATGTACTCCCAAATCGCCAAAATGCGAAAATTGTCCGCTTGTTGATTCCTGTTTTGCGTTTAAAAAAGGGCTTGTTAGTCAACTTCCGGTAAAAGAAAAAAAGACCAAACAGCGCCACCGCTACTTTTACTATTATTTATATGATATGGGCGATTCAATTTTGCTGGATAAAAGATCGGGCAACGATATCTGGCAGAACCTGTATCAATTACCGCTGATTGAGTGTGAAAAAGCACTTTCTGATTCGGAATTATTAAAAGCAGATCATCCGGTAAAAAAAGCGCAGGTTAATATTAAATATATAAGTGGGCAAAAAAAGCATATTTTAAGCCACCAGATTATTCACGCAAAATTGATATATCTTGAAGTTCAGAGCAATTTTAACAATCCATCGCCTCTAATTCGGGTAAATAAAAAAGATATTTCTAAATTTGCTGTATCCCGACTGGTTGAACAGTTTTTACATGAGGCCGGATTGGGACTACAATAA
- the gldD gene encoding gliding motility lipoprotein GldD, whose amino-acid sequence MRFAYSLFLLLFLVGCKEDYTPKPRGYYRIDFPEKSYTDLNRTFPYDFEIPEYAKIEKDTRNRDEPYWINVAVPKNKVEIHISYYDLNSQKDNYKLLAELMEEARTLAYKHSIKADAIEERLFMNPTRKVYGTIYAIEGNAASPMQFFLTDSTRHFLRGAFYIREVPDIDSLRPVINFIEPDVIHMIETTSWK is encoded by the coding sequence ATGAGATTCGCATATTCATTATTTTTATTGCTATTTTTAGTGGGGTGTAAAGAAGATTACACCCCAAAACCACGAGGCTACTATCGCATTGATTTCCCTGAAAAAAGTTACACTGATCTGAACCGTACATTTCCATATGATTTTGAAATACCGGAATACGCAAAGATTGAAAAAGACACCAGAAACCGCGACGAACCTTATTGGATAAATGTTGCAGTGCCCAAAAATAAAGTGGAAATACACATTTCGTATTACGATCTGAACAGCCAAAAAGACAACTATAAACTTTTAGCTGAATTAATGGAAGAAGCACGCACACTGGCCTACAAACACTCGATAAAAGCCGACGCAATTGAAGAACGTTTATTTATGAATCCTACCCGAAAAGTATACGGAACCATTTATGCCATTGAAGGAAATGCCGCCTCGCCCATGCAGTTTTTTTTAACCGACAGTACCCGGCATTTTTTACGCGGCGCGTTCTACATTCGCGAAGTTCCAGACATTGATTCCTTGAGGCCGGTAATCAACTTTATCGAACCCGATGTAATTCATATGATTGAAACCACAAGCTGGAAATAA
- the zwf gene encoding glucose-6-phosphate dehydrogenase, with product MKKVENQILIIFGASGDLTKRKLIPALFELYKQKLLPKKFAVLGASRSSLSDDEFRSRADEFIPNDEKREEFKKLLFYQPVQNNEADDFIPLKERLDELSGSLEIEQNYVFYLSTPPSLYPVIPKMLCQNGLSKSENNFRRLIVEKPFGTDLKSAKELNKQLLNYFEEEQIYRIDHYLGKETVQNMLVTRFSNGIFEPLWNRRYIERVEITSAESLGVESRGGYYDSSGAMRDMLQNHLLQVAGFVAMEPPVVVEADAIRNETLKVFQSLRPIKENEVSRYVIRGQYTASTVGGKKVAGYREEPGVDKFSRTETFVALKFFIDNWRWADVPFYIRTGKKLPTRVTEIVIHFRKVPHHLFGNATTDSNNQLIIRIQPDEGILLKFGMKTPGAGFKVQTVNMDFHYSDLADKKVPAAYERLLLDCMQGDATLYSRGDAVEAAWEFVQPIINAWETNPEIPIYGYPAGSWGPEDSDKLIINGDWRYPCKNLHNDGLYCEL from the coding sequence ATGAAGAAAGTAGAAAATCAAATTCTCATCATATTCGGGGCATCGGGCGACCTCACCAAACGTAAATTAATACCCGCACTTTTCGAACTTTACAAACAAAAGCTGTTACCCAAGAAGTTTGCAGTGCTTGGTGCTTCACGCTCATCACTTTCGGATGACGAATTCAGAAGCCGGGCTGATGAATTTATTCCCAATGATGAAAAACGGGAGGAATTTAAAAAACTATTGTTTTATCAACCAGTTCAGAATAACGAAGCCGATGATTTTATTCCACTAAAAGAGCGGTTGGATGAGCTTTCCGGCTCACTGGAAATTGAGCAGAATTATGTGTTTTATTTATCTACTCCTCCGTCGTTGTACCCGGTAATTCCGAAAATGCTTTGCCAGAATGGTCTTTCAAAATCAGAGAATAATTTCAGGCGGCTAATCGTTGAAAAACCTTTTGGAACAGATTTAAAATCGGCGAAAGAATTAAATAAACAGCTACTGAACTATTTCGAAGAGGAACAAATTTACCGTATCGATCATTATCTGGGGAAAGAAACCGTACAAAACATGTTGGTAACGCGCTTTTCGAACGGAATTTTTGAGCCACTTTGGAACCGACGCTATATTGAGCGGGTGGAAATTACATCGGCAGAAAGCCTGGGAGTTGAAAGCCGTGGCGGTTATTACGACAGCTCGGGAGCTATGCGCGATATGCTGCAAAATCATTTGTTGCAGGTAGCGGGATTTGTGGCTATGGAACCTCCCGTTGTGGTGGAAGCCGACGCCATAAGAAATGAAACGCTAAAAGTATTTCAATCGCTACGACCGATTAAAGAAAATGAAGTATCGCGTTACGTTATTCGCGGCCAATATACCGCCTCAACAGTTGGAGGCAAAAAAGTAGCAGGTTACCGCGAAGAGCCTGGTGTGGACAAGTTTTCGCGTACCGAAACTTTTGTTGCTCTTAAATTTTTTATCGACAATTGGCGCTGGGCAGACGTACCATTTTACATTCGCACAGGGAAAAAACTTCCTACACGCGTAACTGAAATTGTTATCCATTTCAGAAAGGTACCTCATCATTTGTTTGGCAATGCCACTACCGACAGTAATAATCAGCTTATCATCCGAATTCAGCCCGACGAAGGAATTCTGCTGAAATTTGGCATGAAAACACCGGGAGCCGGGTTTAAGGTTCAAACCGTAAACATGGATTTCCATTACTCGGATCTGGCCGACAAAAAGGTTCCGGCAGCCTACGAACGCCTTCTGCTGGATTGTATGCAGGGAGATGCGACACTGTATTCGCGAGGCGATGCTGTAGAAGCTGCCTGGGAATTTGTACAGCCCATAATTAACGCATGGGAAACCAATCCTGAAATTCCAATTTATGGCTACCCGGCCGGAAGTTGGGGGCCGGAAGATTCCGACAAACTGATCATTAATGGTGATTGGCGCTATCCTTGTAAAAATTTACACAACGACGGCCTGTATTGTGAACTTTAA